CACTTTTGGCCATGGTGGGCAGCAGGAGGCCCAGGTCTGTGGGGACACAGCTAGGGAATGGGGATGGGAGACCAAGATCAGCATTGCGCCGTGGTGAAAGTAGGAAAGGTGAGCAAGAAGAGGGTGTGAAATCTCAGGGTGGGAGAACCGAAGGGTCCACATGGAAGGAGCAATGAGGTCCCTTGGATAGGATGCTCTGGGAGGATTATGGGTTTAAGAGATATTGAGGTCAGGGGAGGGAAAGCTGAAGTCTTGGGAAAGAGATCTATAGTTGATGTGTATGGGGGCAAAGGCAAGATGAAGGGTCCAGTTTGGGGAACACATACCAATCAGCTGTGGCCCCGTGCTTCCTCTTATACAGGGCTCAAAACTGCCCTCATCTTGCTGAACGGCCACCCCTGAAGCCTTCTGGGCTGGAACCCACTCCATAAGTTCACCTCTGTGACCTCAGCACTGACATCACAGCCTCATACAATGGATTCTTGAGACTTCTCCAAGGAGGATCCCTGGGAACTCTGTCTCCCCCTCCCTTTaactttcctttccctttatctCAGTTGCCTTCTTCAGAGTGGCCTGGGCTGACCCTGCCTTCTCAACCAAGAGTCCTGCTCCCGCAGCCTGGTATGTGGTATGCAGAGACTCAGACTAGGGTTGGACAATTGGGAAAGTCTTCTTAATTCCCGAATCCCATTAAAACCCAAATTCAGCTACTCCCCAGTCCAACCTCTCCTTCCGGGCATTCTATGttcctgtcttctctctgatTCAACATTAGccatgaattctttatatattttcaaagtattgATTTTCTGATGGGAAGGATCTAGGGTATGAGGGAGGCGTCAAGGATGAcatgaactttttattttactttttaaaaattattatccCCCAGAAGAACTCAAAGAATGAATTGGCTATttactaagattaaaaaaaaaacaggcaataatgTTGTTGAACAGAAAATTAAGTGTtcagttttacatatatttgagATGTCTGTTTTATATCCAAATAGAAATGTAGGAAAGCAGTTCAATTTCATGAGCCTTGAGTTCGTCGCATTGACAAAATATTCAGAGTCATGAGATTAGTGAGTATAGTAAAAGAATAGAAGTAAAAAGACTGAGTCACAGACACTACAATATTTAGAATTCTGAAAGATTTGATGAGTTCAGCAAAGGAAATCGAGAACAAATAAAACActtcagaaaaagagagaaagagggagagagggaaggcaaaTGGAGAGTTTCAAAATGGAGAGAGTCACCAACTGTGTCAAATGAAGCTCATAGATCAATAAGATGAGGACTGTGAACTGACCACTGGATTTGACAAAAGCACATTGGGGACCATGATGAATCCAGGTTTGGAAAGATGGTGGGGCAGAAAACCTGACTGGAGTGTGTTTAAAAGCAAatgaattggaaaggaagtggACCTAATAAGAGTATTGTAAATGAGACAAAAAGGATGACGGTTGTGTGGGAATGTGGGGGTAAAAGcattttcgtttgtttttttcttaagctGAGAATATTAcatcatgtatttattttgatgGGAATAATCcaatgaggaggaaaaaatgatgaagaagaaagagaaaataatcacaaGAGTAAGTTGTTGAATAGATATATTACAGGGGTTAGGATCAAGTGCCCAAGTAGACAGCTTGATTTAGGAGCATGGACATTTTATTCATTATAACAAGATGGAGCACAGAGTGTGCGGGTATAGATGCAAGTTAGTTGGTTGATTTAATGGTGGATGCAGGTGGAAGTCACTTCCGAtcccttttgttttctgattggaATAAGCAAAACATCAGCTGagactgagaaaagaaaagggagtgTTGAAAGATTGAGAAAAGTACAAAAGTTATGAAATTATTATCTCGAAGAATAAGGTAATGAATTCGCTAGGGCCTGGGAACTTCCAGTGAAGTCCCCAGACCTACGgggtcagaatcacctggaaacttcttataaatgcaaaatatgtgGCCCCACTCTAGACCCGCTGCATCAGAAATCCTTGGAATGAAACTCAGAAATCTGTTTTAACATATCcttcaggtgattttgatgcagaTTCTGGTGCAAAACACTGGAGCAGGAAAATGCAGTAGGATTTTTAACAGACCAGTTAAAGCTTTTGGTAGTAAATTTAAAGAGACTATCAGCACATTGTATGCTTTTCTCTGTCTACACAGAGATTAAGCAGTGTTGTCTATAACCATGATGAGTTTGCTAAGTATTAGGCCAGAATGATTATATTGGTAGATCACGGAGTAGTGTTGAGCTAGAAAACTGGTCAGGAAGCAAAAGGAGGTGCAAGGAGGCCACCTACCCACTTCTAAACTCACGGGGAATGAAACAGCCAGCGCTGGAGAAGCAGGATCCTCAGCGAACAGCCAGATTGCAGTTACAGCAAAAAGGTGAGGAAACATTGAGAGAAGGTTGTAGATGGAAGGTTGTGCTGTTGCTACATTATGAGTTCTAAATGGTAGGGTGGAAAGTTTTGGAGAATTGAAGACAAGTGGAAAAGGGAGCCACGTGAGGGATTTTCAGAGCGTATTGGGAGGAGAATCAGAAAGATGACCTGGAGAGCCTGGGCTTTTTTATGTAAACTGAGGCCAACAGTGTACAAGCTTTAATCAGATTAATTGACTGGATAAGATGTCTTAATGGGGAGGTGAAAAATCGGTTTTAGCTATAATTCTTTTCTTGAGATGTATCTTTTTGGTAGGTGGTTACAGTGGGGTGGGAGTCTTTGGCAGTAGGTTTACTAGAAACACTGGGAGCTTCGTGGGCCCGTCCTTCATTTTTGCTGATGGCAATGTCGGAGCTGGAGGATGGGTGGTCTGTGAGGAGCACACAAATCTCTGTGGATCACCTTTGCAGACCACAATCTGAATACTTCTCACCACCTACACTGCTCCCACCCTAGTCCCAGCCACTACCATCTCCCACCTGCTCTATCACAAAAGCCACCTGACTAGTTTCTTTGCTTCTAACTTTTTCCTCTACCACATCTATTCCCTGCTCAGCATCCAGACTTGCATATTGAATTACTCCATTCCTTTGCTTAAATCCAGCAGTGCACTTGTATTGCACTCAcagtaaaatccaaagtcctcACGAGACCTACAACACTCTTCATGATTTCTCTACTGTCCTATTTTCCCCCTCATATTTGTACACTCCACTCCAGCTACACCATCCtcttgtcattctttttttattattattttatttatttatttatttttaaggaagattagccctgagctaactgctgccaatcctcctctttttgctgaggaagactggccctgagctaacatccatgcccatcttcctctactttatatgtgggacgcctaccacagcatggcttgccaagcggtcccatgtccgcacccgtgatctgaactggcaaaacccgggCCCCCAAAGCGGCACATGTGAACTTAAGCGCTGTGCCACTAGCCAGCCCCTCCCCTTTTTATTCATCAACCACAGCAAGAATGAGCCTGCTTCACAGCTTTTACTATTATGCAGCCTTCTCTGCCCGGAACATACTTCTCTGATGGAATTTCACGCTCAGCCCTCTCAATTCCTTCTGATTGCTGCTCAACTGTCACTTTTCAGAGAGGTCTTCTGTGATGATGCCCTATTTAGGATAGCCTatcctgcttcttttttcttcatagcacttattaccACCTAAAATATACATGTTAAATTGAATATTGCCTGTGTCTCCATGAAGGAAAGTAAACTctataaataaagaatttttgttttgtcacTGCTATTTCTTCAATGCCTAAAACAATGTTTGATTTATTAAATTATGGCAAGAGCTTATTAAATTACTTAACAATGGAATAATTGAACCACAATTGTTTATATACCAATTGGCTGGTATACTCTTGGtaaagcagaaagaggaggagatgggACCTTGGCCAACTGTAGAAAACATAAGCTATAAACATTAGATATGCTGAAGGATGTGATATTCTTGGAAGGTGCCATGCACCATGGAGGCATGGGTTTGCAGTGACTGGAATGTGCAGTGAGGGTGGCAGCAGCTCTATCTCTCTGTGCTAAAGAGAGATTAGTTACAGTCCAGCAAAACCCTATGATTGTGACAATGGGAATTAGTAGGAGACTACTCAGAAGATAAGGACTCACCAAGATCTGGCTGAAATGTGGATTTTTCCTACTCTGGCCCACCAGGCCACTCTTCTTCCACTTTCAAACTTGAACAATTTGGACTTGAGACATCAAGGAGGTCTTTATGACTAAATAGCTGGATCTATGTATGTTGTATTTTCCCCCTTTTGTATGAGTATGTTATGACTGTCATCCTCTACATGTGGCTCTGTTTTTGTGTCTCTAGGTTTTTGTGTGTAGCTATTTATGCACATGGCTGCATGTACTGTGTGTTGACTTTATGTGCCTACATACATGAATCTTTGGCTATgtgagcttgtgtgtgtgtgcacacctgtCTGAGGCTACCTATGCATGTTCTTGGGTATGTGAGCATGGTATGACATCTGTGCATATGGTTCTATGTGTACAACTATGAGCCTCTAACTCTATAGTAATATATGCatgtggtttgtgtgtgtgttcatgtatgTATGGTAAGTGAGACAAGGATATCACACACAGATAGACGCCTTTTTTGCAAACGAAACAAAGCTAAACCTTAGATGGGGGCAAGTGGGTGTAGCCATTTTATTGACAGATCTTCCAGCCATGGCCAATGGCCTAGTATACAGTAGAGAAAGCGTCCTTTGATTTCTCCTATTTCAGGACTTCTCCTGGCTGGAAGTGTCAGAAGAGGTGAAAAAGGCAGATGAGGTGGTCAAATGGATCAGCAGGCAGATAACAAGTAAATAGGTAGGTGTGGTGGTTAGAATCCCTAGGATCTCTTGAGCTTGTGGATAGCAGTGCTGGTGTCCATCTCTGTGGCAACAAGTACCTACAAGTTGGCGTGGTGGTTCCCAATTCCAACGGCCTCGAGAGAGTCCATTTGCTTGCTGAAAAAATCTTGGGGACCTGTAGAAGGTGGGAAGAGTCTCCAGCTAGAGATGGTAGCCTCAGCAGAACTGCTTCAGATTTGTGGCAGCACTCAGGACCTTTGTCCTCAGCCATGCCTGGTACATCCCAGGCCCAGGGCAGTGTCAGAGTAACTGCAACTGGGTGCAGGAAGCCAACCCAGGCCCCATAGATATGGTGCAACCCAGGGTAGAAGAGCAGGAGCCTCTGTGGCTAACAGCTGCAGACCCTGCTCAATCTGCAATATTGCTTGTGATGCTTTAGGGTTGGCTAGAGTTCTAAGCATGTTGGAAAGCTGGGTCTGCTGTAGAAATGTGGGCAGCTGCTGCCTCAACTGTTCATTCACCTGGGGCATACTCATGAACATCATCATCTGGGCTGCCAGGTAGGGGTTGTTCAAAAGCAACTGCATCATGGTTCCTGTGATCTGGGAGCTGGTCTGCTCATCTGACAGCTGGAAATCATCTTCTAATCTCTGGCCAGAGCTATCTAGAGAGTTGGTGGCATCTTTATCTTCTGCCTGGGGCTGTTGGGTCAGCTCTATGCTAGGTAAGGCTGGTACCCCAGCAGACTGCTGAATGGAACAGGTATGACTCTGGGCCATGGTGTCAGTTTTGGTCCTGGAAGTGTGGTTCACCTTGTTGGAGGTAGCACTGGCTGAAGTGATGGGGGATAAACCACAGGAACTAGTATAGATGACTTGAGTTGTAGGAAGCTGTGGGAGCTGGTCCTGCCATTCCTGGGGTGGTGATGGAGATGGGGATGAGGACTGGATTTGTTCAGGTACCTGTCCTTCCAGGAGGGCTGAGAGAAGGTTGCCCCCAAAGGGATCTTGTGAGCTGTTGACCATTTGATCATTGAAATCAGCATAGCTCTGACCCATTGGTAATGTCTGGACATTGTCCCCACCTGGGATTGTCTCTAAGCCCAGGTGTGACTCTGAGTTCAGTGGATTCTCAAGATTCTGTGCAGGTTGCTGGATCTGCATTATTTCTTGAATCATGGCAAGGTTCCTGGCCAGCTCCACGGTCTGCCATAGGATCTCAGAATTGTCAAAGATGTGTGAGACCTCTGGGTTCTGCTGCATCAATTGTTGCATATCTGGGTGTTCTGAGAAGAACTGTCTCATGAGGTCCGTGTTGGACAGAAGCTGCTGGATGGTAGGATTCTCCAGCATCTGTGCTATGCACTCTGGACTACCAACTTCCAGGTCCTGCATATGCACCTTGAGTGCATCAGGCTCCACAAAGAGGGCTGATTCCAATGGGGTGGGACTCACCCTAGCAGGCTGGAATACCCCACTGCTGTTTCCTGTGGTGTTTCTGTCCTGATGGCAGGGCTCATTGGTCGGCAGGTTGGGGAAGGATTGGGCTAGGGATCTGGAGCCATGTTTTGACTTGATGACCAAGTGGATGGTGTGACCATCCATGATGCCCCTCTGGCTCAGTGTGTCATGGTCTTGGAGAAGGCGGCCCATGAAGACCAGCACAAGTTGGTCCACTTGACATTTAAAGTGAGCAGATAGCTCCTCTTTGAACTGCCTCACCAAGGTGTCATCAGCTATCATAAAGTCTTCCTGCTTGCCTGGTGTCTTCACTATCACTCGAGTGACACTTGAAGAGATGTTTTTGTCTGCAGGCAAACCTGAAGGACGCCCACTTTCAGCTATCCTGGGTGTTCGAGAGATGAGATGTGGCATGGACCTTAGTGGGTGGGCAGATGCGGAGCAGGTGGAAGCAGGGGCAAAGGAGTGAGGGCAGACAAATATTTCTGCTGGTCTCTGTCTCAGGTGTTGTGTTCTCAGGCCACAGGCTAGCTTACTTGTTGCCCAAAAAGAGTTGAGGCACCAGGTATTTTACGACGTTGTACCCCCACCCCAGTTCTCCAGATGTGGCCCAGCTGAGACCTGTTGTGGCTACTGATTCATACTTGGTACAAGGTTGGATAAGTGCAGGTGACTCCTCCCAGGGCTGCCCCTCCCCTTGCCCCACCCACCAAGAGCATAACCTCTGCAGAAAAGAGATATTGTGATGTCAACTCTAGCCCCACAGTCTCTGCCAGGACTAGCTGGAGAAAGAGGACATATTTGGGGGTCCCAGGTCtccataataaaacaaaataagacataTTTCCAGAAAACTGGGGACAAAATTCTCAGGAtggaactattaaaaaaaataaataaaaggccaTCTTGCTTATGTGAGACGTGTGTTTCTCTGTGGTACTGTGTGTGGGTCCCTTGTAGGGATATCAGGCTTGCTGTATGAAAAGTTGACTCTACTGAAGCCGTAGATAAAACCATACACCTATGGGTAAGAGTGGAATCTCCCCTATaggattattatttttgttagtgATCTGGAAAAAGTAGGGGCTTAGAAAGGAAAATGGAGTAAGATAAAAGTTCTTAAATGGAAGAAGAGGTCATGTTTTTCTCTGGATCTATATTTTGGGACTTTAGACTTAAGAGTGCTCCCATGTGGtggaaaaaattttcctctatcctaGAAGTGGGAGCAGGGCTAGCCAGGGAGGCTTCCTCTGGGGGCATTCGAAACCACAGGTGAATAAGCCATTccttgaaaagtattttttattcaCTTATCACTTGGTCTATTCTACATGTCATTATAATagaatttttagaataatttgtTTCAGTCCTAGCTTGATGTAAAGTGCCTACCCTTGAGTCAAAGCATTAAGGAGGACAGATGTCTGTAAATTAAGACGTAAGGGCGAAAGTGATTAGTAGTGAAATTTCTAACAGGACAGTTTTAGGTAACTAAAAAGCCTGATTCTCAGTTCCATGCAAATTTGGAGGATAGTGTCTGGTTTTTATTTGGGTAGCAGATGGATTTTTCTATTAGTGGATGtgttaaaatgtatatttatatctatctcAATGCTTGGGCGTAGATGAAAACATTGTATACGTAAGAGGGAGAATGCATATCTCTGATTGGATATATACTTGTCAACGTATATGTGTGAAAATGTAAGCATGACACGGTGTGAAGTATTCTGGTATCCTGGTATCCTCTGTGTGACTATGAAGACTTTATGGTCTGAAACTTGAACATCCCATCCACATGCCAGGAGGGGAGTTGCACCATGCAGATAGATAAGTGGCAAGTAGAGAGTCTGGGCCCATATGTTGTCAGAGTGTTAAAGATGAGCAAAGAAATTACAGGCAGTTGGTCAGGAGACTTCCTGCTATCACAGTAATGGATTCTTTACTGAGGATATCTGGACCTCCAGCTCAATCCATGTCAGACCCTCCTTATGCTCAGCTATCAGTTACTCACTTCCTAGAGCAAGACTCAGGCTTGAGCCTCCTCTCAATTACACTGAAGGTGAGATTGATTCAGGACAGTGAAACATTGATTTCACACCAAGACACTCCCCCTTTTCTCCCCAGGTACCCCACAGGAGGttggggataagaaaggaaaggCCCATATCCCACTCTGTTGACCAGCTCCCCTGGATCTTCTGCACTGGAACCAGAGGATCTCAACCTGAGACTTACAGTTCTAAATCTGGCTCATAGAATCCTACAATTGTTGGAGCTGGATTCAcagttttcaaaatacaaaatatactaTTTGTTTTTAAACCTATGAATCCAACACCTACAATTCTAGGATTCTGGTAAGGAGTGGATAACATTTCCCAGATAGTCTTTTGATTCCCAATAAAAACTTAATCAAATCCACCTGGACCATTATTAAAGAAAACTTGAATGTACTGATTAAGATTTTAATTATAAAGAACTAACTAGATATAATCAATGCCTTCCAATAATTAGGGCTGATGGCCATTTTGGAGAGATGTCCACCTGGAGGAAAATGCACTTTTACCCATGCTCTGTCCTGGGGTCTCAGGTCTTGGAGGGCTTGTTGGGTTTGACAGGTTCTGTGGAATCCAAGTCCCAGAGGGCCTTTTGGCTGGTGGTCTTGGTAGCCTGAGCTTCAGTGTCAGGAAACTGAGTTCATAAGTATCAAGTAACCATCATTGTAGACATAGAGCTTGTGATCTGAGGGGCAGTAATTGATGACCTGCAGTGTTTCTGACATCTTGTCCAGCAGGATGCTGAGATGATGTTCCTCCTCAGTGCTGGTATCAGAAGCATAGAACATCTCCTCTCGGCAGGTGCTCAGTGAGTGTAGGGCATAGGACACCTCACAGGCTATGAAGGCCCCTGACAGGACTGGCTTGTACTGACTGGTGTGCCAGGTTTTCTTCACTTCAAGGGTGCTGACATTGAGACAACCCCCAGCCGAGTTGCCTTGCTCTCCTCAGTGGAATAGAGCACCCAGAGCGCATTCTCATCACCAACAAAATCTAAGTCCTTCCTGGGCATACCAGCTTAGGCGAAGTAGTTGTTGGTGGCACCAGGCAATAGGCACTGCAGAACCAAGGTGTTGGACTGGCCGTGTACCCTGGGCTATGGCAGTTAAAGTACATGAAGTCATTGTATATAGTATTGCCACTGCCATCACCATAGCCCATCGTCTGCTCCTCTAAGTTCTTCAGCAGTACCAGGTCGTCACAGGACTTGTGCAGCTGGTAGTAGTCAAAGTACCTAGGCCAAGTCGCATACCAGAATCATCAGGGTAACAAAATTCTATAAAAGATGAGCAGGTAGGTGTTGTAATTAATAGCAGCGGCTTTGGAATGAAATAGAATTGGTTTTtaatctctcctcttttactTATAATATACtatgacaaaataaataatggtaaaaaaaactacaaaaacctGTTGACAGTAATAATAGCATCAACAGCAACAATGCCTAGTAGGCAGTGTGAGttcattatgtcatttaattataaaaagtaGTGTAAGGTAGGTTTTATCCCCACAGATTAGTAGACTGGGTCTTAGAAAAGTTGAGTAAATAGCTCCAGGTCACTCAGTTCATGAGTAAAATCTATaaaaggaacaacaaaagaaTCCGCCTCACTGATTGTCAGGACTGACTGagataatagaaataaaacaattagtAGAGTAGTCATCTCAAGCAAGCAATCCACAAGCGctagttgttattttttaattttttatggatAATCTGTACCTAAACTCCACTGCCTTCCACCTGCCCTCGAGACAAAGGTGTCCTGTGGCAGGACATAGTTCTGGAGATGGATTCAGGGAGATTTTTGCTCATGAGGTCACTTTGGAAAGTCCCTTTAACTATCCCTGACCCATCAATATTGCCATCTCTTACCATTGGGCAGTAAGTCCTGCCTTACCCATAGAGATTTTGAAaggatttaaaaagcaaaaacacacaaATGTCTTTCATAGGCTACAAAATGTCTGCAGGGATTGGAGAgcataataattaataaaaactaaTCTTTCTGAGATGAGCTTCAACTAGAGTTTTTCAATGACTGGTTCAACCTGCATTCATCCTTTCCTTCCATGACCTCATACTCAGTTGGGTCAATATCACACTTGTCTGTTTACTGACTTTAAACACCTCCTCTGTGAGTTATGACTTTCTTCCGAGCCAGGCTGCCAGTTTATTAAAGggctcattcatttactcattgatTCATTTGGCCATCCTTACATCAAACAAATATTTAGCAACACCTACTACATTATCCACAGTTTTCTATGTAATCTCATGTGATATTCTCATATAGTTAACTGCTCTCATTTTACAGCTGGCTAAGAATGTGTCTGAGATGTTAATTTCATCTCTCCAAGGTCACTTAGTATAAGTGGCAGTAATGAGATTCAAACTTAGACCTGTTTGACTTCAAGTCTCAAGCTTGGTCAAGTTCATCCTCTAAATTTCTTCTGAACAGAAGTTAGGATTCCGAGGCTCAGGTGTAGAGGAATTTGTTCTTGAGATAAGATCAGACTAGGGATAAAACCAGTTTTTGATTATCATGGGATTAGAAATTTCAGACAGTAGGTTTGTGAAGGAAGCACATGGGAGTCTGGGCCGTCCTTAACCCATGAAGGGAACATTAAGAGGTAACCTGTCAGGCCTAGGCTAAGTTTGTCCAGCTGCACACCTCAAATAGAGAGAAATAGCTGGGATGGGGCCACAAAAAACACATTAGGGTAGCAGTAGGGAACATTTGGAATAAACCTGgttgaaaaagagaaatcatcCTGGGCTCACCTGCCATCTGCATGCAGAGGGGCAAGGTAGTAGAGCGAAAGGGTTAGATTGGATGCTGAGCCCAGGCCCCAGACACCTGCCTTATATGAGCAGCCTCTCCAACTGAGCTGGAAAACAAGAGGTATGCTGACTTTCTGGAGGCCTCCATGGGCAAAAGAACCTAGAGAAGTAAGCAGGCAAGGTATGAGCTAGGTGTGGACACAAGCCACAGGGAGCAGAGTATGAAAACATAATAACCATTTGTACATTTGAGTGTATGTCCATCCACCTGAGTGCATATGTAAGTGTATAGACAGGTGTCATTTTACATGAATAGATGTTAGTGTATATGTCTGATTATGGGTGTGCTTATATGTTAAGATGTATGGGTACACCCACGTGTGAGAGTGTACCAATCTCTGTTTGCATCCCTTAGTGATACACcaaacaaggaaatgaaagatttatTCTATATAAAGATCTTTACTACATACCCCTCAGTACACTGTAGCTAATCCTGCATGCCCAACCCTCTCCTTGGGGAGATGAAATCTTGGGAAATTCAGTCTGAGGCCTCACCAAGGGGCAGGGGTGAACCAGGATGTCTGGAGGCCTCTT
The Equus caballus isolate H_3958 breed thoroughbred chromosome 7, TB-T2T, whole genome shotgun sequence genome window above contains:
- the UBQLNL gene encoding ubiquilin-like protein, whose protein sequence is MPHLISRTPRIAESGRPSGLPADKNISSSVTRVIVKTPGKQEDFMIADDTLVRQFKEELSAHFKCQVDQLVLVFMGRLLQDHDTLSQRGIMDGHTIHLVIKSKHGSRSLAQSFPNLPTNEPCHQDRNTTGNSSGVFQPARVSPTPLESALFVEPDALKVHMQDLEVGSPECIAQMLENPTIQQLLSNTDLMRQFFSEHPDMQQLMQQNPEVSHIFDNSEILWQTVELARNLAMIQEIMQIQQPAQNLENPLNSESHLGLETIPGGDNVQTLPMGQSYADFNDQMVNSSQDPFGGNLLSALLEGQVPEQIQSSSPSPSPPQEWQDQLPQLPTTQVIYTSSCGLSPITSASATSNKVNHTSRTKTDTMAQSHTCSIQQSAGVPALPSIELTQQPQAEDKDATNSLDSSGQRLEDDFQLSDEQTSSQITGTMMQLLLNNPYLAAQMMMFMSMPQVNEQLRQQLPTFLQQTQLSNMLRTLANPKASQAILQIEQGLQLLATEAPALLPWVAPYLWGLGWLPAPSCSYSDTALGLGCTRHG